A window of Juglans regia cultivar Chandler chromosome 7, Walnut 2.0, whole genome shotgun sequence contains these coding sequences:
- the LOC108997108 gene encoding serotransferrin-like — MQISTFLSFTLFFFFFSSFKLFPIQGLEPSPVPDSSDVAFWPTSLSPSLTGSPSPDSDEFSPPSPALHRSPAPAPENGGDDSRGEHSGEIAPSPAPTEDTGSDTVRWCSVRDDYDDCEYFVSLFKQSEGYTWKCVKRDTTQGCLESIKKGEADLINLEAGLAYIAFLNYSMKAIANEVYCDQAKSYLAVAVVSRQACMDNERISLLDFKGKKSCHGGYSTAAGWNYPITHIKTLLAYEKLNDREIAGSFFSEVCAPSELEVSGVCNGCGDESGFCPSKSLYFGDSGAFRCLVEEMGDIAFLKADTALLYSVEGPHNQSWSNKSIRDFMYLCPQGGCREINGYPGACSYGSVPANMIMAGNSIATKKKLFVLEALMNVTNEGKASASHQISPSTQGLDAVKMVTRSYLGKSASVSQSIQELNTHNTQAANSSEVNSIPDGSSISSVFHPSGILFVSILSIFNILFS, encoded by the exons ATGCAGATctcaacttttctttcttttacactcttcttcttcttcttctcctccttcaaACTATTCCCGATTCAAG GTTTGGAGCCATCGCCGGTGCCTGATTCCAGCGACGTGGCTTTCTGGCCAACATCTTTGTCACCGTCGTTGACAGGATCTCCATCACCTGATTCCGACGAATTCTCGCCTCCGTCTCCCGCATTGCATAGATCTCCGGCTCCAGCACCGGAGAATGGAGGAGATGATAGTAGAGGTGAGCATTCCGGCGAGATTGCACCGAGTCCTGCCCCGACGGAAGATACGGGATCAGATACGGTGAGGTGGTGTTCTGTGAGGGACGACTACGATGATTGCGAGTACTTCGTGAGCCTTTTCAAGCAATCTGAAGGTTACACGTGGAAATG TGTCAAAAGGGACACAACTCAAGGTTGTCTGGAATCGATAAAGAAAGGAGAAGCAGATTTGATAAACTTAGAAGCTGGATTGGCTTATATTGCATTCCTTAACTACTCCATGAAAGCCATTGCAAATGAAGTTTACTGTGATCAAGCCAAAAGCTACCTTGCGGTTGCAGTTGTTAGCAGACAAGCCTGCATGGACAACGAGAGAATCAGCTTATTGGATTTCAAGGGCAAGAAGTCTTGCCATGGAGGTTACTCCACAGCAGCCGGTTGGAACTACCCCATTACTCATATCAAAACATTGCTTGCTTATGAAAAATTGAACGACAGGGAGATTGCGGGGAGTTTTTTCTCCGAGGTTTGTGCTCCTTCTGAGCTTGAGGTGTCCGGTGTTTGTAATGGATGTGGTGATGAAAGTGGCTTTTGCCCTTCCAAGAGTTTGTATTTTGGTGACTCGGGAGCATTTAGGTGCCTTGTGGAGGAAATGGGAGACATCGCATTTCTCAAAGCGGATACTGCTTTGCTCTATTCTGTGGAGGGACCTCATAACCAGTCATGGTCAAACAAGTCAATTAGAGACTTCAT GTATCTCTGTCCTCAAGGAGGCTGCAGAGAAATCAACGGTTATCCCGGAGCTTGTTC ATATGGAAGTGTTCCTGCAAACATGATTATGGCAGGTAACTCCATCGCaaccaaaaagaaattgttCGTCCTGGAAGCATTAATGAACGTTACCAATGAAGGAAAAGCTAGTGCCAGCCATCAAATTAGCCCGAG cACTCAAGGATTAGATGCGGTCAAGATGGTCACAAGGTCTTATCTGGGAAAATCAGCTTCAGTTTCACAGAGCATACAAGAATTAAATACCCACAATACTCAAGCAGCCAACTCTTCCGAAGTAAATTCAATACCAG ATGGATCTTCAATTTCTTCTGTCTTCCATCCATCTGGCATCCTGTTCGTGTCAATCTTGTCAATTTTCAATATCTTGTTTTCTTAG
- the LOC108997109 gene encoding chlorophyll a-b binding protein 6A, chloroplastic-like yields MASNTLTMSYGIATTAFPSVLSSSKSKFATALPLPGVGAANASSRFTMTAEWMPGQPRPPHLDGSAPGDFGFDPLGLGTVPENLERFKESELIHCRWAMLAVPGILVPEALGLGNWVKAQEWAAVPGGQATYLGYPVPWGTLPTILVIEFLAISFVEHQRSMEKDPEKKKYPGGAFDPLGYSKDPEKFKEYKVKEIKNGRLALLAFVGFCVQQSAYPGTGPLENLATHLADPWHNNIGEILIPKSFSP; encoded by the exons ATGGCTTCCAACACATTGACGATGAGCTATGGCATCGCCACCACCGCCTTCCCATCTGTCCTTTCTTCGTCCAAGTCCAAATTTGCCACCGCTCTCCCACTTCCCGGTGTTGGGGCCGCCAATGCCTCGTCCCGCTTCACCATGACGGCCGAGTGGATGCCGGGCCAGCCTCGACCTCCACACCTCGACGGGTCAGCACCTGG TGACTTCGGATTTGACCCGCTTGGGCTCGGTACGGTCCCAGAGAACCTTGAAAGATTCAAGGAGTCTGAACTCATTCACTGTAGATGGGCCATGCTTGCCGTT CCAGGAATCCTCGTACCAGAGGCATTGGGGTTGGGGAACTGGGTGAAGGCTCAGGAGTGGGCTGCCGTTCCCGGAGGTCAAGCCACCTACTTGGGCTACCCAGTGCCATGGGGCACTCTCCCTACCATCTTGGTCATTGAATTCCTCGCCATTTCCTTTGTGGAGCACCAACGCAGCATGGAGAAAGATCCGGAGAAGAAGAAGTATCCTGGCGGTGCTTTTGATCCCTTGGGCTACTCTAAGGACCCCGAAAAGTTCAAGGAATACAAAGTCAAGGAGATAAAAAACG GCCGGCTTGCTCTGTTGGCTTTTGTGGGATTCTGCGTTCAACAATCAGCTTACCCTGGCACAGGACCATTGGAGAACCTGGCCACCCACTTGGCTGATCCATGGCACAACAACATTGGGGAAATCCTTATTCCCAAATCATTTTCCCCCTGA